The Oryzias latipes chromosome 8, ASM223467v1 genomic interval CTTGATCACGAGGCTCCACTCCCAGGAGAGGTGGTCGTTCTTGTCGTCGTCGGTGAACTTGGACTTGATGTTGTAGGTGCCGCGGGCCAGCATCCCTTTAGGCGACTCCTCCATGGCTGTGAGGTACTCGTACTCCTCGTTCGGTCTTGGGCCGTAGCTGCCGACCATGTAGTCCGTCTTATCAACTACACAAAAAGCAGAGGTGAAGATAAATGTGAGATAAGATTTCAATTGTTTGATAGGTGGAGGGGTCAGATATTTCATCAAGTTTAAGCTCAAATTCACTGTAatctacaaaaagaaaaagtggtttgaataaaaaggatccgactgaaaatacagtttaaaaggaaaactttcaaaaacaGGCGGATAAATCAGAAGCTGAGGAAGTTTTTTGGCTTCCCGTCGTTTactttcacaaataaaaaaacaaaacattcgtTATGTTTTTGGGGCAGCTGCTGAACAGTTATCTGCAGCAGTTTTCTATTCCTGACTCAAGAACCATCCCAAGTTCAACATTTTCCTTCAGTACGATCCTGATTTCATGcttcttttttaactctttaaatCTCGTTTAGCCGTTTGATTTTATTGTGGAAGGGCATAAAGGGGGAAACAGAAGTCATGGTTGCACTATTTTGTTTCCCATTTCTGCTCGTGTCACTCAGCTGTTGGATTAAGCAGAGCTCAGTAAATCGCTTCCTTGCAGCAAAGCAACAAATCTAAaccacaaaaacattgaaaaatgaaCATTCACCATCTAAATCAAAATGTGATAACATACCTCTAACTCCTTTCCTGAATGTTTGCTGAGTGTACTTGAGGCCTGAGACGATATCCTTGTTCACCTGCATTAATAATGATGTTTAGTAACAAAAACAGGCTAAAACAcatcaataaaaatgttgatttgatgACAACTAGAGTCCAACCTTGAAGTTGATCTTTACTCTGTATTCAACTCCCTCCTTCAGCGTGAACGGATTCTTCCTAAAGTTCTCGAGGtctcctgacagaaaaacaaacaaaagcattttttacaatttaataaGGGAAAACAAATACTGTTTTAGGGTTCCTGCAATGACTAAACTGACCACCAGGGGTTTCTAGTGAGCCATCACTCCAGTATAGTGTTGTGATGTAATGTGACCATTGAGAGGCaacaaacaccccccccccactgcagTGGCTAATTAACCCACTTCCACAAGACTCATGTCATTATTAATTAGTGCACTAATGTAGCCGGTCATTTGGTCTATTTTTACACCAAATCAGGGGATCAATTACACTTGTCAATCAGGGAAAATTGAGACTTCCTGCTATGAGTGGGAGCTCAACTGGGTTGTTTACCTCCCTGCCAAAATAGGTTCCTTTTTTCTATGACTGCAAATGCAcaaataacttaaaaataatataaattaaATGCACCCACCCTGCAGGTCTAAAATCAGTGGAGCAGGAGCTTGTTCACATAGCAGAGTCATCCGTGTCACCTGCACATTTGGGACGCTGGGATCTAGAgattaaagggaaaaaatgggTTCTTTACTCATAAGCTTCAGCGTATATAACTGGACAAACAGTTGTGACGTTTTTCTGGTGCGACATGCAGAGCTAATGCATCATGAACCGGAAAACATGCTTGGTGGTCATCTGGGATTTACAGAACCGTAGTTCCATACAGAACTTTTGCTTTTAGATCTTCTGGgtgcacagacaaaaaaaaaaaaaaaaagctggaaaaaccaGAACTGTTTTCACAACAATGCCCTGACATTTGACAGCGTTCATTATTGGTAAAAACAATCATTATGTGTAGAAACTTTGcttgaaaagaataaaaaaaaaaaaaaaagaaattagcgACAGACTGTGTTTATAAATGCAGCTTTTAACAGGATCTCAACACAAATGAATGAGTCACAAATGCGAACCTGCAACCGATCCAGCATTTCCCAAAAGCGCCTCCTTGTACTTCCTCAGGCTCTCGTCATCCTTGTCCAGCTCCTGGATCTCTTGCAAGGACTTCTGGGCAGGTGGTTTGTAGTTGACGGAGTCTGGAGACTCCTCAGCATTGGCTGCTGCGATCTGTGCCAAAACCTCTGGTGTGGGCTCCTGCTCCGCCATTGTGTGCTGCGATGTGAAAGCACAACGAGGGAAAGTGTTAGATGTCAGGAAGACGCATGAGCGACATCCAGACGGCACTTCCgctttttctcctcctcagagCTTCCACGCAGCACAAAGTAAAGCATGCAAACTTCTAAGTCAAAGTAGATAGATTTAACGGCGCCCTAAAACTTCTTGCATTGTGTTCAAAGAACAGGCGAGTCAGCTATTTTAGTGTAGTCAGAACACACAGGTGGACGTGAGCCAGGACATGCGACACCCTCAACCTCCTGGACTGTGGATCCCATATGCGTAAGCAAGTTCACAAAGCTGATGATTACCTGAGACCCCCACACCCCCCCTTCATGCTTCTCAAACACCTCTACCTGCAGAATTGCAGACAACCAGCAGTACTATCAGATCCTCACATTCCATGCAGCTGTCACAGATCCTGAGCAGGCTGCACACAGGCCTCAACAAgaggacgtttttttttttttttgtttaagagtGAGATCTAAAACAAGGAGGGAACGAGTGTCTGCAAAAATCAGCTTGAAGAAGCCATCTTGAAACTCTTGACGGGATGTTCTCCTTTTCTGGCACACAGCACACTCAATTCTGTCTTTCAGATCTCTTCATGGCAGCCCCAAAATGTTTGCCTGCCTGAAAACGAGCTCTGCTTCCGTGCCAACTAGGtcaaataaaaggcaaaacaaaaaggaacaaTCTTTGTGTTACAGTCACAAACAGCTCTAAACACTGGAAAGGTTCATCTCAGGTTATTTTGACATTTGCATGTTGAAAGCATGTTACTTCCTGAAATAAACAGAACAGTGAAATGGGAACCACTAAGGTGGGGTTTTCATAGTACATAGAATGTTAACTTTGTTAGTGCTGAAGTAGAAAAGTACAATCAAATTAACaagcttcattaaaaaaaaaaagaaaaaaaatgtctgacttCCTTCCTTCGTGTAGTTAAAAATGCTTTGTCAAGACAACcttacaaaaatacatttttggctaTTTATTAAATTGCTATGAGTCAGCAGAGGCAGTATAATGGCAAAAAAGTGGCTCACGGTAgctaatttgttaaaaaaatagtctGCAAAGGGGCCACAAACTTCTTTTTGCTCTGCCTTGGTTTTTCACCTTCCTCTATATTGTGCCTGGATATAGAGCCGGGCCTTTTCCCTATGAGGGCTGACAACACAGCTCACTTTTTCCACACGGGGGGCCTCCGTCTTCCCGTAAAAGCAGAAATTCCTTTTCAGCTAGTAGCATGTTTAAGTAGGTTAGTTTCCCTGGTCAGAAAGCGTGAGCAAGACCAGACAACATCGGGTCGCTGGAACATCAGTCTTGGagtgtcaacagaaaaaaaaaaagaaaagaaaaacggccaggttttcttttcttttctgcagtgAGCTGCACTGTCACACAGCAGGAAGTGTTCctttaaaccaaaaagaaaaaaaacttcctctGAAGTGTTAGTGCATCGATTAGCTCTCTCTTTTAGCACAGCAATTATAAGAAGAGTGTTCcaccaataacaaaaaaacactcaaatgttTCCCGGTTTGTTTTGCAATGTGTTCAACCTACTAAAATAGTCTGAGATTCAACCTCAAATTAAGCAGCCATCACACTGTAGACTGGTCAGAGAATAGACCTCAGTGTTGCATAAAATGAATTAAGACCTTCCTTATATTGACTGAATTGTTGGTTCCCTAAACTATGCAAGTTGAGTATCTGCAGCAACAAAGCCTACTATCCAGAAAAAGCCCTGTTGTTGTCCAGGTTTCCCATCATGAGGCTGGACATTGTTGTAGAATTTCACTTGCATAATTCCACCAATATCCCTCTTCAGCTGCAGGATAAAACTATTTTCTGGGCTGGAGCAGCGGAGACCCGGCAAACATTCGGGGCTTGGCAGCGGAGACTTCAGATTAGGGTTGTTTCCTAGCAACGCAGCTGAAACCATCAAAAGGTGGAATTCTGGCTAATGGAGCGTTCTGGCTTTCTGAAGGGGCGTTCCTCTGGATGTAACAGAGCCGGAAAAACTTCCAGGACTTGTAATGCACAGAGTTCTTTTCATTAGGTGGCTCTACACAATAATTAGGTTCATGCTTTAAcatcattttctccaaaaaactGGAACAGTAACGACAAAAGTGGaagttatatattttttttccaaatcagtCACAGAAATATTTGAAGCTTTTAAATTAAAGGTGCACATTCGAGCAGGTTTGGATTTTAAAGCGATGCTAGCGCAGCTTCTATTCTTCGGTTGTCATAAATCGCTTTAAGTAGTAAGGTTATCTAATGACAGAGCAGCCTGCATGTGTCTGCTTGATGAAagaccaacagaaaaaaaaaacctctggctgtgattctttttttttctaatttattaaCTTAAGAAAGGAGAAGCACACAAAAGAAGCCGACACAGGAAGTGACAAGAAACTATCATCTGGAGTCATCGACTGAAGCTCTGCACCTGCTTTGGTCTTCTCTGTGCTGAGGCTGCAACAAATTCAATAACGGAGACATCTGGACGTCCAACCCTGAATGCATCTTCGAATCCCCCTTTTTGTGCAACTTTACTGAAATGTCTCTGAATTTCTATTAGTAGAAGCAgcaagacagaaaagtctaaaaAGATGAGCACAGACAGATCTTGTAGGGTCAGAGAAATCTGAGGTTAGGCTGtactttttcattaaagtgggGGCGCCTTCTGTGTCAGGCACTACTCGCTCAAGAAACTGCTGCAAACTTCCTTTTTTGAGCACGAGCATGATGACTCACACTTTACGGTCACAACCAAATGAGCACAAAGAGATAAGTTCCAATTTAACTCTCGACAGGCTGATTGAACATCAAATGTTTGcaataaaattgatttgaaagaaacaaaacact includes:
- the LOC101161729 gene encoding rho GDP-dissociation inhibitor 1; translated protein: MAEQEPTPEVLAQIAAANAEESPDSVNYKPPAQKSLQEIQELDKDDESLRKYKEALLGNAGSVADPSVPNVQVTRMTLLCEQAPAPLILDLQGDLENFRKNPFTLKEGVEYRVKINFKVNKDIVSGLKYTQQTFRKGVRVDKTDYMVGSYGPRPNEEYEYLTAMEESPKGMLARGTYNIKSKFTDDDKNDHLSWEWSLVIKKEWKD